One Ardenticatenales bacterium DNA segment encodes these proteins:
- the treS gene encoding maltose alpha-D-glucosyltransferase, with protein sequence MTQDTHWYQEAVFYELYIRAFCDGNGDGHGDFRGAITKLDHLQSLGVNCIWLLPMFPSPLKDDGYDVADYYDIHPDYGTLADFRAFLDAAHERGLKVVIDLVMNHTSDQHPWFQAARQDPDSPYHDYYVWSKTGAEYADARIIFIDYEPSNWTYDENAGKYFWHRFFRTQPDLNYDNPAVHAEMFNVIRFWLDMGVDGFRADAVPYLYEREGTNCENLPETHQFLKKVRRLIDEEYPGCVLIAEANQWPEDLLPYFGDGDEFQVCFHFPIMPRLYMALKQQNKQPILDILARTPPIPPGAQWMTFLRNHDELTLEMVTPEERQWMWEQYAPEPRMRLNMGIRRRLAPLLDNNKQQWLLLHALFLSLPGAPIVYYGDEIGMGDNVWLPDRHGCRTPMQWNDSPNGGFSPAEQTYFPVNGDPEYGYRYVNVAAQEEDDASYLAATRYLLHTRQAHPALRNGALKWVEHPDNAVFAYWRITPDERVLCLFNLSREAQSISLNLPQFSGRTCVDLLNPTQTWLVTELPVVIKLRPQRGYWLLFET encoded by the coding sequence ATGACGCAAGACACCCACTGGTATCAAGAAGCCGTATTCTACGAACTGTACATTCGCGCCTTTTGCGACGGAAATGGCGATGGTCACGGAGATTTTCGCGGAGCCATCACCAAGCTGGACCATCTACAATCGCTGGGCGTAAACTGCATCTGGCTCTTGCCCATGTTCCCGTCGCCGCTGAAGGATGATGGCTATGACGTGGCCGATTATTACGACATTCATCCCGACTATGGCACGCTGGCGGATTTTCGGGCTTTCCTGGACGCGGCGCACGAGCGTGGGCTGAAGGTGGTCATTGACCTGGTGATGAACCACACTTCCGACCAGCATCCCTGGTTCCAGGCGGCGCGCCAGGACCCTGACTCTCCGTATCACGACTATTATGTCTGGAGCAAAACGGGCGCGGAGTATGCCGATGCGCGCATTATTTTCATTGATTATGAGCCATCGAACTGGACGTATGACGAGAATGCCGGCAAATACTTCTGGCATCGTTTCTTCCGCACCCAACCCGACCTCAACTACGACAACCCCGCCGTCCACGCGGAAATGTTCAACGTGATTCGCTTCTGGCTGGACATGGGCGTAGACGGCTTTCGCGCCGACGCCGTGCCCTACCTCTATGAGCGGGAAGGAACCAACTGCGAAAATCTGCCGGAAACGCATCAGTTCCTGAAAAAAGTGCGTCGCCTCATTGACGAAGAATATCCGGGGTGCGTCCTCATTGCCGAGGCCAACCAATGGCCCGAAGACTTGCTGCCCTACTTCGGCGATGGCGACGAGTTTCAGGTCTGCTTCCACTTCCCCATCATGCCCCGCCTCTACATGGCCCTGAAACAGCAAAATAAGCAGCCTATCCTGGACATCCTCGCCCGCACGCCACCCATTCCGCCAGGGGCGCAGTGGATGACGTTTTTACGCAACCACGACGAACTCACGCTGGAAATGGTCACGCCGGAGGAACGGCAATGGATGTGGGAGCAGTACGCGCCGGAACCGCGCATGCGCCTGAATATGGGCATCCGGCGGCGGCTGGCCCCCCTGCTGGACAACAACAAACAGCAGTGGCTGCTGCTGCACGCCCTTTTCCTTTCCCTGCCCGGCGCGCCCATCGTTTATTATGGGGATGAAATCGGCATGGGGGATAACGTCTGGCTGCCAGATCGTCACGGTTGCCGCACGCCCATGCAGTGGAACGATAGCCCCAACGGCGGCTTTTCCCCCGCCGAACAGACATATTTTCCCGTAAACGGCGATCCGGAATATGGTTACCGGTACGTCAACGTAGCCGCACAGGAAGAAGACGACGCTTCTTACCTGGCGGCGACGCGGTACCTGTTACACACGCGCCAGGCGCATCCCGCCTTGCGCAATGGCGCATTGAAATGGGTCGAACATCCCGACAACGCCGTATTTGCCTACTGGCGTATCACGCCCGATGAACGAGTTTTGTGCCTGTTCAACCTCAGCAGAGAGGCGCAGTCGATAAGTTTGAATCTGCCGCAATTTAGTGGACGGACCTGCGTTGATTTGCTCAACCCGACGCAGACATGGCTGGTAACGGAATTGCCCGTTGTCATCAAGCTGCGACCACAACGAGGGTATTGGCTCTTGTTCGAGACCTGA
- a CDS encoding helix-turn-helix domain-containing protein, producing MNRAEFGKLIKVLRESQKDENDRQLTQQKLAESTGLSEAVVRNIETGRKANLQLEDLHRLAQTFQLTTLERHKFFTAAAEIDKKRTVAVSPQQTLQDVVARLTDVRFPAYIVDAYHDIVAANSIMINVFGIPVDLEDAATHPIALNGMRTLFDPEFCALDLIGTNVEHVLLEAVLFFRYSTLPYRGTDYYVYLLKNLNKYKKFKDFWYRVLVFTPDYAVPVHVRHTVNTRHGRLKYVMTVTEVPTAETELMVINCLPVDVQTAQVFERIAAAAGVKWPFLLATWPEKRFKL from the coding sequence ATGAATCGAGCTGAATTCGGGAAGTTAATTAAGGTGCTGCGCGAATCGCAAAAGGATGAAAATGATCGCCAGTTGACGCAACAGAAATTGGCCGAAAGCACAGGACTAAGTGAGGCCGTTGTGCGCAATATCGAGACAGGTCGTAAAGCGAATTTGCAGTTAGAGGATTTGCACAGGCTGGCGCAGACCTTTCAGTTGACCACGTTGGAACGACATAAGTTTTTCACTGCTGCCGCGGAAATAGACAAAAAGAGGACGGTTGCTGTTTCACCACAGCAAACATTGCAGGACGTTGTTGCCAGGTTGACCGATGTGCGCTTTCCAGCGTACATCGTGGATGCCTATCATGATATTGTTGCTGCCAACAGCATTATGATCAACGTGTTTGGCATTCCGGTGGACCTGGAAGACGCGGCGACACATCCGATTGCGCTTAACGGGATGCGCACCCTGTTTGATCCCGAGTTCTGCGCTCTGGACCTGATAGGAACAAATGTAGAACATGTTTTGCTTGAGGCTGTCCTGTTCTTTCGATACAGCACCTTGCCGTATCGAGGTACTGATTATTACGTGTACTTGCTAAAGAATCTGAACAAATACAAGAAATTTAAGGATTTCTGGTATCGTGTCCTGGTTTTTACCCCTGATTATGCTGTGCCCGTGCACGTGCGCCACACGGTGAACACCAGGCATGGGCGGCTCAAATATGTGATGACGGTGACGGAGGTGCCGACAGCGGAAACGGAATTGATGGTTATAAACTGTTTGCCCGTTGATGTGCAGACGGCTCAAGTATTTGAACGGATTGCGGCTGCGGCGGGGGTCAAGTGGCCTTTTCTTCTGGCGACGTGGCCGGAGAAGCGTTTCAAATTGTAG
- a CDS encoding alpha-amylase, producing MEPLEQEIFQLRLRQYLPDALQPLRRLYGQRADFDAWVARFLTIAAQAYVSRSPELRLLDLRRVSEPDWFQQSGMVGYIAYVDRFAGTLPRVADHIPYLKELGITYLHLMPLLQPRPSPNDGGYAVMDYRAVNPELGSMDDLRQLTAQLRQHSISLCTDLVLNHTAREHEWAQKALAGDPVYQDYYLMFPDRTLPDQYERTLPEVFPDFKPGNFTYEEAIDRWVWTTFNSYQWDLNYANPAVFAEMLDIMLFLANQGVEILRLDAVAFMWKRMGTDSQNQPEAHYLLQAFRALTRLAAPGVLFKAEAIVSPPRLIPYLGRGESTNRECEIAYHNVLMVLIWSSLAERRVVLMTRALQEMPALPASAAWITYIRCHDDIGWAVTDEDAAAVGLSGYLHRAFLSDFYSGRFPDSFARGDTFQFNPKTGDRRISGSCASLAGLEIALEKQDARLVSLAIDRILLAHGIILAFGGIPLIYMGDELGLLNDLSYRDDPDLADDNRWMHRPRMDWEGAARRSDWQRATGRIFHGLRRQIAARRGLPALHAQARTEPVWTHNDAVLGLQRDSARGRLLILGNFSEKAQTVPAYRLQELRFAGTLHDHLTGQNLTTWPGITLAPYQVMWLEAEANNSSVNGRG from the coding sequence ATGGAGCCGCTGGAGCAAGAGATTTTCCAGCTTCGCTTGCGCCAGTATCTCCCCGATGCGCTGCAACCGCTGCGCCGTTTGTATGGGCAACGGGCGGATTTTGACGCCTGGGTGGCGCGGTTCCTGACGATTGCGGCGCAGGCGTATGTCAGCCGTTCGCCAGAACTGCGGTTGCTGGATTTGCGCCGGGTGTCTGAGCCGGACTGGTTCCAGCAATCGGGGATGGTTGGTTACATTGCGTACGTGGACCGTTTTGCCGGCACGCTCCCCCGTGTCGCCGACCACATCCCCTACCTCAAAGAGCTGGGCATCACCTATCTGCACCTCATGCCCCTGCTGCAACCCCGCCCCAGCCCCAACGATGGCGGCTACGCCGTCATGGATTATCGCGCCGTCAATCCCGAGTTGGGCAGCATGGATGATTTGCGGCAGTTGACGGCGCAGCTGCGGCAGCACAGCATCAGCCTCTGTACAGACCTGGTACTCAACCATACTGCTCGGGAGCATGAATGGGCGCAAAAGGCGTTGGCGGGTGATCCTGTCTATCAGGATTATTACCTGATGTTCCCTGATCGCACGCTGCCTGACCAGTATGAACGGACGCTGCCAGAGGTGTTCCCTGACTTCAAACCCGGCAATTTCACCTATGAAGAAGCGATCGACCGCTGGGTATGGACCACGTTCAACAGCTACCAGTGGGACCTGAACTACGCCAACCCGGCTGTCTTTGCGGAGATGCTGGACATCATGTTGTTCCTGGCGAACCAGGGGGTGGAGATTCTGCGCCTGGATGCGGTGGCCTTTATGTGGAAGCGCATGGGCACGGACAGCCAGAACCAGCCGGAAGCGCATTATCTGTTGCAGGCGTTCCGCGCTCTCACGCGCCTGGCCGCGCCCGGCGTGCTGTTCAAAGCGGAGGCTATTGTGTCGCCGCCGCGGCTGATTCCCTACCTGGGGCGGGGGGAGTCCACGAACCGGGAATGTGAGATCGCCTACCACAATGTGCTGATGGTGTTGATCTGGAGCAGTTTGGCGGAGCGGCGGGTGGTGTTGATGACGCGGGCTTTGCAGGAAATGCCGGCACTTCCCGCATCCGCCGCCTGGATCACCTACATTCGCTGCCACGACGACATCGGCTGGGCCGTCACCGACGAAGACGCCGCTGCCGTTGGTCTCTCCGGCTACCTCCATCGCGCCTTCCTCAGCGACTTCTACAGCGGACGCTTCCCCGACAGCTTTGCCCGTGGCGACACCTTCCAGTTCAACCCCAAAACGGGCGACCGCCGTATCAGCGGCTCCTGTGCCTCCCTGGCCGGCCTGGAAATCGCTCTGGAGAAGCAGGACGCCCGGCTCGTTTCCCTGGCGATTGATCGCATTCTGCTGGCCCACGGCATCATCCTGGCCTTTGGCGGCATTCCCCTGATTTACATGGGGGATGAATTGGGCTTGCTCAACGACCTTAGCTACCGGGACGATCCCGACCTGGCGGACGACAACCGCTGGATGCACCGCCCGCGCATGGATTGGGAGGGAGCAGCGCGGCGTAGCGACTGGCAGCGAGCCACGGGACGCATTTTTCATGGGCTGCGCCGCCAGATTGCCGCGCGTCGTGGGCTGCCGGCATTACACGCACAGGCGCGCACGGAACCGGTCTGGACGCATAACGACGCCGTGTTGGGGCTGCAGCGGGACAGCGCCCGCGGACGCCTGCTCATCCTGGGCAATTTCAGCGAAAAGGCGCAGACAGTGCCCGCCTACCGCTTGCAGGAACTCCGTTTTGCCGGCACGCTCCACGACCATCTCACCGGCCAAAACCTGACCACGTGGCCGGGCATCACCCTGGCCCCGTACCAGGTGATGTGGCTGGAAGCGGAAGCGAACAATTCATCGGTGAATGGGCGCGGTTAA
- a CDS encoding ROK family protein: MSERLYGGIEAGGTKFVCTIAAGPDDILAEERFPTRAPEETLAQAIAFFRAQPPIAAVGIGAFGPADPDPHSPTFGTITTTPKPGWANVDFAGAIRRALGVPVGFDTDVNVAALGEWRWGAAQGLDTFVYLTIGTGIGGGGVVNGQMMHGLIHPEMGHMRLPRREDRLPYGALLPAFAGICPYHGDCLEGLAAGPAIESRWGQNAATLPPDHPAWAIEAHYLGLALSNLVCILSPQRIILGGGVMEQRHLFPLIHAEVRQTLNGYVASPAVMARIADYIVPPGLGNRAGMLGAIALAQQTARAAQ, encoded by the coding sequence ATGAGCGAACGATTGTATGGCGGGATTGAAGCGGGGGGGACGAAGTTCGTGTGTACGATTGCGGCGGGACCGGATGATATTCTGGCGGAAGAGCGATTCCCCACGCGCGCGCCGGAGGAGACGCTGGCGCAGGCCATCGCCTTCTTCCGCGCCCAGCCGCCCATTGCCGCCGTGGGCATTGGCGCGTTTGGCCCCGCCGACCCCGATCCCCATTCGCCCACTTTTGGCACCATCACCACCACGCCCAAACCGGGGTGGGCCAACGTCGATTTCGCGGGCGCGATCCGCCGCGCGCTAGGCGTGCCCGTCGGTTTTGACACGGACGTGAATGTGGCGGCGTTGGGTGAATGGCGTTGGGGCGCGGCGCAAGGGCTGGATACATTCGTGTACCTCACGATTGGCACGGGGATTGGCGGCGGTGGCGTGGTGAACGGCCAGATGATGCACGGGTTGATTCACCCGGAGATGGGGCACATGCGCCTCCCTCGCCGTGAAGATCGGTTGCCCTATGGGGCGTTGCTGCCGGCATTTGCCGGCATTTGCCCCTACCACGGTGATTGTCTCGAAGGATTGGCCGCCGGTCCGGCCATCGAGTCCCGCTGGGGCCAAAACGCCGCCACTCTCCCCCCCGACCATCCCGCCTGGGCCATTGAAGCCCATTACCTCGGCCTCGCCCTCAGCAACCTGGTCTGCATCCTCTCCCCCCAGCGCATCATCCTCGGCGGCGGCGTTATGGAACAGCGCCACCTCTTCCCGCTCATCCACGCGGAAGTCCGGCAGACACTAAACGGCTACGTCGCTTCCCCCGCCGTGATGGCGCGGATTGCCGATTACATTGTGCCGCCGGGGTTGGGGAACCGTGCCGGCATGTTGGGCGCCATCGCCCTGGCGCAACAAACCGCCCGCGCCGCTCAGTAA
- a CDS encoding DUF4126 domain-containing protein, translated as MDFVTALGGIGAAFGLATSAGLNAYIPLLIVALVARFTDLIRLAEPYDLLTSWWVIGLLGVLLVVEMLVDKVPAIDSANDIVQTFIRPAAGAILFAANAGVINDISPVVALVAGLLLAGTVHTTKVAARPVVTATTAGMGNWFVSLLEDIAATIMSLLSVIVPILMLFASVLLVYLVVRLWRRRKRPAYAEA; from the coding sequence ATGGATTTTGTGACGGCGTTAGGGGGAATTGGGGCTGCTTTTGGGTTGGCGACGAGCGCGGGCCTGAATGCCTATATTCCGCTGTTGATTGTGGCGCTGGTGGCCCGTTTTACGGACTTGATTCGCCTGGCGGAGCCGTATGATTTGCTGACGAGTTGGTGGGTGATCGGGCTGCTGGGGGTGTTGTTGGTGGTGGAGATGCTGGTGGATAAAGTGCCGGCAATTGACTCCGCCAACGACATTGTGCAAACCTTCATTCGTCCGGCGGCGGGGGCCATCCTCTTCGCCGCCAACGCGGGCGTGATCAACGACATCAGTCCGGTGGTGGCACTGGTGGCGGGGCTGCTGCTGGCGGGGACCGTACACACAACCAAAGTGGCGGCGCGCCCGGTGGTCACGGCCACGACTGCCGGCATGGGCAACTGGTTCGTGAGCCTGCTGGAGGACATCGCGGCGACCATCATGTCGCTGCTTTCCGTCATTGTGCCCATTTTGATGCTGTTTGCCAGCGTGCTACTCGTTTATCTGGTGGTGCGGCTGTGGCGGCGGCGCAAACGGCCTGCCTACGCGGAGGCGTGA
- a CDS encoding DUF2085 domain-containing protein, whose product MTQPNMPPPAPESASLLITRNAPRARNRWLPLLVIVGALLLIGFYVTSDATALAHDHALGALDFLGGAVCHRLTGHSIIIAGRQMPLCARCSGIYLGVLLTFLVTLLAGRERDAALPRLPVLLALLGLVGVMGVDGLNSYSHFLPRAPHLYQPQNWLRLATGLGAGLAMGSIVSPALAQTLWQSPRWQPPLRSLRELGGLALLAGVVGLLALSNQPTLLYVLALASGAGLLAVLSAINSMLLLMGLRREGRYVSWRQALPALTFGLALALLELMAGAWLRLSLFGTLTGLPGLS is encoded by the coding sequence ATGACGCAACCCAACATGCCGCCTCCCGCGCCCGAATCCGCGTCGCTGCTGATAACGCGCAACGCGCCGCGCGCGCGCAATCGCTGGCTGCCGTTGTTGGTCATCGTGGGCGCGCTGCTGTTGATTGGGTTTTACGTCACCAGCGACGCGACGGCGCTGGCGCACGACCACGCGCTGGGGGCGCTGGATTTTCTCGGCGGGGCGGTGTGCCACCGTCTTACGGGCCATTCCATCATCATTGCCGGGCGGCAAATGCCGCTGTGCGCCCGTTGCAGCGGCATTTACCTGGGGGTGCTGCTAACATTTCTGGTGACGCTGCTGGCCGGACGGGAGCGGGACGCGGCACTGCCGCGGCTGCCCGTGCTGCTGGCGCTGCTGGGCCTGGTGGGCGTGATGGGTGTGGACGGCCTCAACTCCTACAGCCACTTCCTCCCCCGCGCGCCTCACCTCTATCAACCGCAAAACTGGCTACGACTGGCGACGGGGTTGGGCGCGGGGCTGGCGATGGGCAGCATTGTGTCCCCCGCGCTGGCGCAAACGTTGTGGCAGTCGCCGCGCTGGCAGCCACCACTGCGGTCGCTGCGCGAGTTGGGCGGCCTGGCGCTGCTGGCGGGCGTGGTTGGGCTGCTGGCGCTGAGCAACCAGCCGACGCTGCTGTACGTATTGGCGCTAGCCAGCGGAGCAGGTCTGCTGGCCGTTCTCAGCGCCATTAACAGTATGCTGCTGTTGATGGGTCTGCGCCGCGAGGGGCGCTACGTTTCCTGGCGGCAGGCGCTGCCGGCATTAACCTTTGGTCTGGCGCTGGCATTATTGGAACTGATGGCGGGTGCGTGGCTGCGCCTGAGTCTGTTTGGAACGCTGACAGGATTGCCCGGATTGTCATAG
- a CDS encoding FAD binding domain-containing protein, translating into MPKRPRVYYRPVHLETALQQLAQPDTVPLGGGTKLLAADVTVGVVDLQDLGLDQAEQAGDWLRVGAMARLTDLAALAARHPLLAAAIHRAGPNTYRNAATLGGSIAARLADSELLAALLVLEASLTVYAPEAVVLSLPQFWALRQPAALITEIRIPWGAGRGASERVARTPADYPIVSVAAWQPEGETVRLAATGIDALPVRLPASEAAVATEGMERAAVLAGEECRHPGDFRGDASYRAQMAAVLTRRVLMQLLR; encoded by the coding sequence ATGCCCAAACGCCCCCGTGTCTACTATCGTCCTGTTCATTTGGAGACTGCGCTGCAGCAGTTGGCGCAGCCAGATACCGTGCCCCTCGGCGGCGGCACAAAGCTGCTGGCGGCGGATGTGACTGTCGGCGTGGTGGATTTACAGGACCTGGGGCTAGACCAGGCAGAACAGGCCGGAGATTGGCTGCGCGTGGGGGCCATGGCGCGGCTGACGGACCTGGCGGCATTGGCGGCGCGGCATCCGCTGTTGGCGGCGGCCATTCATCGCGCCGGGCCGAATACGTACCGCAACGCGGCTACGCTGGGCGGCTCCATTGCTGCCCGGCTGGCGGATAGCGAACTGCTGGCGGCGCTTCTGGTGTTGGAGGCCAGCCTGACGGTCTACGCGCCGGAGGCCGTGGTCCTGTCGCTGCCACAGTTTTGGGCGTTGCGCCAGCCGGCTGCGTTAATCACGGAGATTCGTATTCCCTGGGGCGCGGGGCGGGGGGCGTCGGAGCGGGTGGCGCGCACGCCGGCGGACTATCCGATTGTGTCGGTGGCGGCGTGGCAACCGGAGGGGGAGACGGTGCGGCTGGCGGCGACGGGGATTGATGCGCTACCGGTGCGGCTGCCGGCATCTGAAGCAGCCGTGGCGACGGAGGGCATGGAAAGGGCGGCGGTGTTGGCGGGAGAGGAATGCCGGCATCCGGGTGACTTCCGCGGCGACGCATCCTACCGCGCCCAAATGGCCGCCGTCCTCACCCGCCGCGTTCTCATGCAACTGCTTCGATAG
- a CDS encoding DNA adenine methylase: MEPDTYQQLSLFPTATACFPSTRYQGSKAKLTDWIWEQIADLDFHTCLDAFAGTGAVAYRLKQEGKSITYNDLLRFNYHIGQAIIENDQVQLDFEDVQWLLQKHSEIVYPIFVQDTFHNIYFTDEENAWIDQTMTNIRRLAHPYKFALAFFALCQACMIKRPYNLFHRKNLYMRFADVERSFGNKRSWDRPFPEWFQTFIEEANQAVFDNGQSNQALNHDALEVVGDYDLVYVDTPYISRKGVAVDYLAFYHFLEGLTIYDEWEKKLDHHSKHLRLQLRPNEWTDKRQIHAAFNRLFHRFRKSILVVSYRSDGIPIESELVSLLQKYKRHVRVEHYGHYKYALSTNSNSKELLLIGV; the protein is encoded by the coding sequence ATGGAACCCGACACGTATCAACAATTGTCCCTATTTCCCACTGCCACTGCGTGTTTCCCCTCTACGCGCTATCAAGGAAGCAAGGCCAAACTCACTGATTGGATTTGGGAGCAGATCGCTGACCTGGATTTTCACACCTGTCTGGATGCTTTTGCCGGCACAGGCGCAGTCGCCTATCGCTTAAAACAGGAAGGCAAAAGCATTACCTACAATGATCTGCTGCGTTTCAATTACCACATTGGACAGGCGATCATTGAAAACGACCAGGTGCAACTCGACTTTGAGGACGTGCAGTGGTTGCTTCAGAAGCATAGCGAAATTGTCTACCCGATCTTCGTGCAAGACACATTCCACAATATCTATTTCACGGACGAGGAAAATGCCTGGATCGATCAGACGATGACCAACATTCGCCGCCTCGCGCATCCTTATAAATTTGCCCTGGCGTTCTTTGCCTTGTGCCAGGCGTGCATGATCAAGCGCCCTTACAACCTGTTCCATCGCAAGAATTTGTACATGCGTTTTGCTGATGTTGAGCGTTCGTTTGGAAATAAGCGTTCCTGGGACAGACCGTTTCCTGAATGGTTTCAGACCTTCATAGAAGAAGCAAACCAGGCGGTGTTTGACAATGGGCAATCAAACCAGGCCCTAAACCATGATGCTCTTGAGGTCGTGGGCGATTACGATCTGGTGTATGTTGATACGCCTTATATTTCGCGTAAAGGCGTTGCTGTTGATTACCTGGCCTTTTATCACTTTCTTGAAGGTTTGACAATATACGATGAGTGGGAAAAGAAACTAGACCATCATTCAAAACATCTACGCTTGCAACTCCGGCCAAATGAATGGACCGACAAAAGACAAATCCATGCCGCATTCAATCGGTTATTTCATCGGTTTAGGAAGAGCATCCTGGTTGTATCTTATCGGAGCGATGGGATTCCCATTGAATCAGAATTGGTTTCTTTGCTGCAAAAGTACAAACGGCATGTGCGGGTTGAGCATTATGGTCACTACAAATACGCCTTATCCACCAATTCCAACTCGAAGGAGTTGCTGCTGATTGGGGTTTAG
- a CDS encoding restriction endonuclease — protein MGTDDFRRALLARFEQLESALATDSGDWVVKGFIDVYRNLYTISIDTKVISKIIELILFPIISQFADEKEYRVVLSEHQNHYPDISLIAPDGTRIALDLKSTYRINPQRVNGFTLGTFTGYFRQRDSSKNITFPYSQYAAHYVLGVVCSRTDANIDERRVFTLDELHDITSVVRDFTFLLQEKWRIAGDRPGSGNTRNIGSITSLPALVAGQGPFAKEGRMVFDDYWMNYLTEDMARAIDSYVPYRNIREYWQWRERAGRRP, from the coding sequence ATGGGGACGGATGATTTCCGACGGGCACTGTTAGCCCGTTTTGAACAGTTGGAATCGGCTTTGGCGACAGATAGCGGGGATTGGGTCGTCAAGGGCTTCATTGATGTCTATCGCAATCTCTACACTATCTCAATAGACACCAAGGTTATCTCCAAGATTATCGAGTTGATACTGTTCCCCATTATCTCACAATTCGCAGATGAAAAGGAGTATCGGGTTGTACTCAGTGAACACCAGAATCATTACCCGGACATCAGTCTCATTGCCCCAGACGGTACCAGAATTGCGCTCGATCTCAAGAGTACATACAGAATAAATCCACAGCGCGTCAATGGTTTTACGCTCGGCACGTTTACTGGTTACTTTCGCCAGCGTGATTCCAGCAAGAACATCACCTTTCCCTATTCGCAATATGCGGCGCATTACGTGCTTGGCGTTGTTTGCTCACGTACAGACGCAAACATTGACGAGCGGCGCGTGTTCACGCTTGATGAATTGCATGACATCACGTCGGTTGTGAGGGACTTCACGTTTCTGCTCCAGGAAAAGTGGCGTATAGCTGGAGATCGGCCTGGTAGTGGCAACACGCGAAATATTGGCTCTATTACCAGTTTGCCGGCATTGGTGGCGGGACAAGGGCCGTTCGCTAAAGAAGGACGCATGGTCTTTGATGACTACTGGATGAACTACTTGACGGAAGATATGGCCCGCGCCATAGATTCATACGTTCCCTATCGTAACATTCGTGAGTATTGGCAATGGCGAGAGCGTGCCGGGCGGAGGCCGTAA
- a CDS encoding low molecular weight phosphotyrosine protein phosphatase, producing the protein MRCFHAAVVEVLVSVRVLFVCLGNICRSPMAEAVFQQMVNEAGLARLIAVDSAGIGAWHAGEKAHPGTRRILAAHNIAYQGRARQITAADMADPHTYVVAMDNENMDDLRRRFGDHPRLYRLLDFATETDRREVPDPYYTGKFDLVYRLVVDGCQGLLAKVRADAGI; encoded by the coding sequence ATGCGGTGTTTTCACGCTGCCGTCGTGGAGGTACTTGTGTCCGTGCGTGTGCTGTTTGTCTGCCTGGGCAATATCTGCCGTTCCCCCATGGCGGAAGCGGTGTTTCAACAGATGGTGAATGAAGCGGGATTGGCGCGGCTGATTGCGGTGGATTCCGCCGGCATTGGCGCATGGCACGCCGGCGAAAAAGCACATCCGGGAACCCGGCGCATCCTGGCCGCGCACAACATTGCTTACCAGGGGCGCGCACGCCAGATAACGGCGGCGGACATGGCCGATCCGCATACCTACGTTGTGGCCATGGATAATGAAAACATGGACGATTTGCGCCGGCGCTTTGGCGACCATCCTCGTCTCTATCGTCTGTTGGATTTTGCGACCGAAACGGACCGGCGCGAGGTTCCCGATCCCTACTATACGGGCAAATTTGACTTGGTTTATCGACTGGTTGTAGACGGCTGCCAGGGACTATTGGCGAAAGTTCGCGCGGATGCCGGCATTTAA